Proteins found in one Quercus robur chromosome 2, dhQueRobu3.1, whole genome shotgun sequence genomic segment:
- the LOC126714544 gene encoding uncharacterized protein LOC126714544 produces MGETGLFAITQAMVMMKGLMGRYLSHETALDRVRAKAEQTEEELLQLRNWKPKMEKKLELSEKARKSLEQVTEEAKKALESKDKEIVELKNEVRQAKDVAVREYRDSDALITELGDSFHQGFMDALRQVKQAYPDLDISKFKVKDPVQSSVVPAAS; encoded by the exons atgggtgAGACGGGCCTATTTGCAATTACACAG gcaatggtcatgatgaaggggctgatgggacggtACCTCAGCCATGAGACGGCTTTGGATCGCGTACGGGCCAAAGcagagcagacggaggaagaacTTCTTCAGTTGCGAAACTGGAAAcccaagatggagaagaagcttgAACTTTCAGAGAAGGCAAGGAAGAGCCTTGAACAGGTGACGGAGGAGGCAAAGAAGGCTCTAGAGAGCAAGGACAAGGAGATAGTAGAGCTAAAAAATGAAGTCCGTCAGGCTAAGGATGTTGCGGTTCGTGAATACCGTGACTCCGACGCCCTAATTACTGAGCTGGGCGATTCTTTCCATCAGGGCTTCATGGATGCCCTCCGTCAGGTCAAACAAGCTTATCCAGACTTGGACATTTCGAAGTTCAAAGTTAAAGACCCAGTTCAATCATCCGTCGTGCCTGCTGCCTCATAG
- the LOC126714543 gene encoding uncharacterized protein LOC126714543 — protein sequence MLKAGLRFPLSSLHRELLRQLGLSVNQISPNAWRVFIAMEILYGAMSDGEKRLTVREFFHCYRPDEIDKSRGIYSFVPRSPLLKVIYDTPDSNRDWKSRYFFLEGNGWMGRLGDTDFMPVDTTWGILHPSIRRRPQIDIKEFAFLEKIFSKTKPEERTWAKLVTLNTIHWYCDGPKPTAAVVKYEAQIRRRKLVTLYLKNYVTYFAN from the exons ATGTTGAAGGCCGGACTCAGATTCCCATTGAGTTCGCTTCACCGTGAGCTCCTCCGACAACTGGGGTTATCCGTGAATCAGATTTCCCCTAATGCTTGGAGGGTTTTTATAGCGATGGAGATCTTGTACGGCGCTATGTCTGACGGAGAAAAGAGGCTGACGGTTAGGGAGTTCTTTCACTGTTACCGTCCGGACGAAATTGATAAGTCTAGGGGAATATATAGCTTCGTCCCCAGGAGTCCGTTGTTGAAAGTCATCTATGACACACCGGACTCAAATAGGGATTGGAAGAGCCGGTACTTCTTCCTAGAAGGCAACGGTTGGATGGGTCGTCTGGGGGACACGGATTTCATGCCCGTTGACACTACTTGGGGCATTTTACACCCGTCTA TTAGACGACGCCCCCAAATTGACATTAAGGAGTTTGCTTTCcttgagaaaattttctcaaagaccaagccggaggaaaggacttgggcaaAGTTGGTAACACTTAATACCATTCACTGGTATTGCGACGGACCGAAACCGACAGCGGCAGTCGTCAAGTACGAAGCACAGATAAGGAGGCGTAAGCTCGTCACCCTATACTTGAAAAATTATGTAACTTATTTTGCTAATTAA